TGCACGGGGGCAAAAAACATGAAGAGAGCAGTTTTAACGATTGCGATATTGCTGGTAGTTGGGGTGGCGGCCTCAGCTTTTGCTGAGGATGTACCGATGACCGGAAGTGCGGCGTTTCCGGCGGCGATGGGAAAAGTCTCCTACAATCACGACCGGAACGGCAACACTCGTTTCGCGGTTCATGCCAAGCACCTGGCCCGTCCGGATGCGCTGACTCCGGCGAAGAGTGTGTACGTGGTTTGGGTTCAACCACGCGGTAAAGACGTCGAGAAGGCCGGAACTTTGGCAGTGAACAGCGACTTGGAAGGTAGCCTGGCTGGAACTACCCCTTACCAGACGTTTGACGTGTTCGTAACCGCGGAAGACGGACCGAACGTAGAGCGTCCGAGTGGACCCGAGGTCCTGCGGACAACCGTGCAGCACCACTGAGACAAAAAGCGAGGTGCGACACGGCGAGCTTCTCCGTTGTGAGTTGCTGCTCTCGTAAATTAGAGACCTACCTCGATCCGCGAGCGCGGGTCGAGGTAGTCGCGCAGTGCATCCCCGATGAAATTGAACGAAAGCACAGCCAGCATCACCGCGCCTGCAGGAAACAGCACCAAGTGAGGCGCGTCGAACAAGTGGGCCCGGCCGTCATTGAGCATTGATCCCCAGCTTGCAGTTGGCGGCGGCACACCCAATCCCAGAAAACTCATGGTGGCTTCGGCGAGCACAGCACCCGCCATGCCGATTGCTGCCTGCACAATCACCGGCTGAATGATGTTGGGCAAAATGTGGCGAGTAATGATGCGCCAGTCACTCGCACCGATCGCGCGAGCTGCTTCCACGTACTCGCGCTCACGCGTGGCCAGAACCTGCGCCCGCACCAGCCGCGCGTAACCCACCCAGCCTCCTAACGAAAGCGCCGAAATCAGGTTGAAGATACCCGGGCCACGAAAGGCCACGAAAGCAATCGCAATAAGGATTCCGGGGAACGAGAGGAATGCGTTCATCAGTACGACATTCACAAAGCGATCAATCTTGCCACCGTAATAGCCTGCGATGGAGCCGACAATAAGCCCCAGGAAAAGTGAACCAGCAACTACGCTGCTGCCGACCAGCATGGAAATGCGCGCTCCGTAGATCAGGCGGGAGAGAATGTCGCGCCCGAGTTCGTCGGTGCCGCACCAGTGGGCCAGGGAAGGAGAAGCCAAGCGCGCTGGCAAATCAATGCGCGCGGGATCATGGGGAGCGATCCAGGGGCCGAACAGCGCGAATACAACGAAGATGGCCGCAAGAATGAGGCCGATGGTGGCGAGCAGGTTACGCCTTGCAGCCTGCTTCAGGGTCCGGGCTAGAGCGGGAGCGGCAGCGGCCATGAGTTATTGACGAATTCGTGGATTCGCGACGGAGTACAAGAGATCCGTCAGAAAATTTACCGCAACGTAAGTGAGACCGATGGCCAGGATGCAGCCTTCGACCAGATAGTAATCGCGATTTGAGATGGCCTGGATGGTGAGACGACCGATTCCTGGCCAGGAAAATATGGTCTCGGTAACGATGGCACCGGCCAGAAGCGCTCCGAACTGCAAGCCGACGACCGTGAGGACGGGAATCATGGCATTGCGGAGTGCATGGCGATAAACGACTGTGCTTTCAGGCAGTCCTTTGGCGCGCGCGGTGCGAATGTAATCCTGGCCGAGTTCCTCGAGCATAGAGGTGCGCACCATGCGAGTGAGAATGGCAGCCAGCGCTCCACCCATGGTGATGGCAGGCAGGACGAGATGCGCCAGGGTGCCCGAACCTGATACCGGCAGCAATCCGAGTTTTATGGCAAAAAACAGAATCAGCACCGGACCGAGCGCGAAATTCGGAAATGACAGGCCGAAGAGACTGACCACGCTCAGCAAACGATCGTCCCAGCGATTGCGGCGCCTCGCAGAGCGTACGCCGGCAGGGATGGAGAGCGCCAGAGCGAGCACGAGCGAGGCCACGGTCAACTGCAAGGTGAATGGATAGCGTTGCGCGATAAGGCTGCTCACGCTCTGATTGAAGCGCAGCGACGGCCCGAGATCGCCGTGTAGTACGCCTTTCCAGTAATTCAGATATTGGCGTCCCAGGGGCACGTCGAGGCCGTAATCATGACGCGCGGCTTGAAGATCGGCAGTGGCCGCGCCTTCCCCTAACATTTGCTGAATGGGATCGCCGGGAACAAGATGAATGAGCAAAAAAACAATTGAGACCACCAGCCACAGAACAGGAAGAGTGTAGAGGAGGCGAACGCCCAGGTAACGCAGCATCAGTCTCCGGTGCGACCCATGGCATGAGGCTGCGCTTCAAGAGTTTCAACTCTGACTTTTGCGACGCGGTGAGCTTCCATCTCTGCGACGGTATAACGACGACCTTCGAAAACAAAGGAATCGCCTATGGCAGGAATTTTTTGCAGACGCTCGAGCACGAATCCGGCAAGCGTCTCAAATCCGCCATCGCGCGGGAGCGGCAACTGATATTGGCTCTCGAGGTCGCGGATATTAGCTGAGCCTTCCAACACCATGGTGGCGCCGAGGCTCAGCTGAGTGGGAGGAGCGACGTCGAACTCGTCTTCGATCTCACCCACCAACTGCTCGAGAACATCTTCTACGGTGATCACGCCGACGGTCGAGCCGAATTCATCCACTACAACAGCCATGTGCCGTTTGCGCTGTTTAAATTCCAACAGCAGGTCTGAGAGCGGCTTGGTCTCGGGAATGACGAGAACATCGCGCATGATCTGGCTGATGGGCATCTTGGCCATGCGTGCGGCCACTGGCTGCACCGGGGAGAGTGAAAGCCGCAACCGCATCCAGCGCATCAGGTCCTTGGCATAGAGGATGCCGACGATGTGCTCAGGGCCGCGTTGCGGATCGTAAACCGGAACGCGCGAGTGTTGTTCCTCAACCAGGCGAGCGAGGGCCTCGTCCAAGGTGAGATCGGCAGGAAAAGAAAAGATGCTGGGCCGGGGCACCATGACCTCGCGGACTGTGATGTCGGCTAAATCGAGGGCGCGAGAAATGACTTGCACCTCGAACTCTGGGATCAACCCAAAGCGGCGGCTGGCGGCAGCGATGAGCTTAATTTCTTCCGGAGAGTGGGCCGCGCCGCTGCGAATCTGGCGCGAGCCGAACATGCGCAACACGGCATTGGCCGAAAGATTGGTGACGTACAGAAAGGGCCGAGAGATGGTCAGGAAGACGTCCATGGGCCCTGCCACCGCCAGGGCGACTCGTTCGGCGCGCTGAAGGGCGACTGACTTGGGCACGATCTCGCCCAAAATGACCAACATATAGGTGATCAGGGCGAACGAGAGTACAACCGCAAGACCGTGGGCATAAATCGCTGCATGGGGAATCCGGGAGATTGGCGCCTGGATCATTTCTGCAACGATAGGTTCGCCAATCCAGCCCAAACAGAGACTCGCTATGGTAACGCCAAACTGAACACCGGCAAGGACATCGGGCAATTTCTGGTGTAACCTGAGGACGATGCGGGCGCCAATTCGGCGGCTGTTAATGAGTTGCTGAAGGCGAGTGTCGCGCACGCTGACCAGGGCGAACTCGGCGGCGACAAAGAAGGCGTTCGCTGCCACCAGGAGCACCACCAGCAGCACCCGCAGCAGCACAAAAGTGACCATCGAAAGTGAATTCTAGCATCGCAAGGGCAGATTTGAGCCTCCTGCTTCGTTCCTTATAAGGGTGTGAAAACAGGGCTGGGTGAAGGGTGTGGAATCCTGCTTCCCTTTTCTCGCCTGCGGGGTCTAAAGCAACGACAGGTGACCGTGGTTGCCGAGCGCCATCGGCTCATTGCAGGTACTGGAGTCTCCCGGCTTAGCTCGCACTTTTTGTGAAATTTTGGCACCGAGGAACAAATTGCCCATCAATCGCGTAAAAACAAACGGGGAGCATACGGCCGATCTCTCAGGAGGCGAATGTGGCGAACGGCAACGGTAATGGCAAACGCAAACAGCGCAGACGATACCTGTACATCGGCGGTTCGCTCCTGGCAATCGTGGCGATTGTTCTGGCGGTCACGGCAGCGACTCGCGGTGGAACCAAGATTGACCCGACGAAGCTCGCGAAGGTGGAAAAAGGCGATCTCGCCAAAAGCGTAGTTGCTACGGGCAAGGTCCAGCCCATCACCAAGGTCGAGGTGAAATCGAAGGCCAGCGGCATCGTCAAGAAACTTTACGTGGATGCCGGCGACCGAGTGAAGGCTGGGCAACTGCTTTGCGAGTTGGACAAGGAAGAAATCGCGGCCCAAGTGAATTCCGCACGCGCGCAACTGACGGCCAGTGAGGCGAATTCACGCGCCGCCGAGGCCGATTACGAACGCGCCAAGGTAGACGCTAACGGTCCAGACGTTCCCACGCTGCAACGAGCCTACGAACGGGCACAAGGGATGGCTAAAGAGGGTGTGGTCTCGCAATCGGCCCTGGATGATGCGCAGCGCGCCTACGAAATGGCAGTGAATAAACGCGACGTGGCCCGCGCTCAACTCACGGTGAGTAAAGCCAAACTGATGCAGGCCAGCGCGCAAGTCCAGCAACAGAAAGCCAACCTGGAGCAACTGGCACAGCAGTACCGGTACGCGACCATTGTGTCGCCGATCGATGGCGTGGTGCTCTCACGCGATGTGGAAATCGGCGACGCGGTGAGTTCCATCCTGGTGCTCGGATCTTCCTCCACATTAGTTATGACGCTGGGCGACACCAGCCAAGTCTACGTGAAAGGGAAAGTGGACGAGAGCGATATCGGGAAAGTCTATTTGGGTCAGCCCGCGCGCATCAAGGTTGAGTCATTCAA
The DNA window shown above is from Terriglobales bacterium and carries:
- a CDS encoding ABC transporter permease, with amino-acid sequence MAAAAPALARTLKQAARRNLLATIGLILAAIFVVFALFGPWIAPHDPARIDLPARLASPSLAHWCGTDELGRDILSRLIYGARISMLVGSSVVAGSLFLGLIVGSIAGYYGGKIDRFVNVVLMNAFLSFPGILIAIAFVAFRGPGIFNLISALSLGGWVGYARLVRAQVLATREREYVEAARAIGASDWRIITRHILPNIIQPVIVQAAIGMAGAVLAEATMSFLGLGVPPPTASWGSMLNDGRAHLFDAPHLVLFPAGAVMLAVLSFNFIGDALRDYLDPRSRIEVGL
- a CDS encoding ABC transporter permease is translated as MLRYLGVRLLYTLPVLWLVVSIVFLLIHLVPGDPIQQMLGEGAATADLQAARHDYGLDVPLGRQYLNYWKGVLHGDLGPSLRFNQSVSSLIAQRYPFTLQLTVASLVLALALSIPAGVRSARRRNRWDDRLLSVVSLFGLSFPNFALGPVLILFFAIKLGLLPVSGSGTLAHLVLPAITMGGALAAILTRMVRTSMLEELGQDYIRTARAKGLPESTVVYRHALRNAMIPVLTVVGLQFGALLAGAIVTETIFSWPGIGRLTIQAISNRDYYLVEGCILAIGLTYVAVNFLTDLLYSVANPRIRQ
- a CDS encoding hemolysin family protein; the encoded protein is MVTFVLLRVLLVVLLVAANAFFVAAEFALVSVRDTRLQQLINSRRIGARIVLRLHQKLPDVLAGVQFGVTIASLCLGWIGEPIVAEMIQAPISRIPHAAIYAHGLAVVLSFALITYMLVILGEIVPKSVALQRAERVALAVAGPMDVFLTISRPFLYVTNLSANAVLRMFGSRQIRSGAAHSPEEIKLIAAASRRFGLIPEFEVQVISRALDLADITVREVMVPRPSIFSFPADLTLDEALARLVEEQHSRVPVYDPQRGPEHIVGILYAKDLMRWMRLRLSLSPVQPVAARMAKMPISQIMRDVLVIPETKPLSDLLLEFKQRKRHMAVVVDEFGSTVGVITVEDVLEQLVGEIEDEFDVAPPTQLSLGATMVLEGSANIRDLESQYQLPLPRDGGFETLAGFVLERLQKIPAIGDSFVFEGRRYTVAEMEAHRVAKVRVETLEAQPHAMGRTGD
- a CDS encoding efflux RND transporter periplasmic adaptor subunit, which codes for MANGNGNGKRKQRRRYLYIGGSLLAIVAIVLAVTAATRGGTKIDPTKLAKVEKGDLAKSVVATGKVQPITKVEVKSKASGIVKKLYVDAGDRVKAGQLLCELDKEEIAAQVNSARAQLTASEANSRAAEADYERAKVDANGPDVPTLQRAYERAQGMAKEGVVSQSALDDAQRAYEMAVNKRDVARAQLTVSKAKLMQASAQVQQQKANLEQLAQQYRYATIVSPIDGVVLSRDVEIGDAVSSILVLGSSSTLVMTLGDTSQVYVKGKVDESDIGKVYLGQPARIKVESFKDKNFTGKVTKIQPMGVEKDNVTTFEVRVSINNPGGELKANMTANAEIILEEHKNVLQIPEGALIYDKDKKASVEVPDLHGKDGKRKVAVNIGISNGAKTELLSGLKEGDEVVLQ